In Microbacterium sp. SLBN-146, one genomic interval encodes:
- a CDS encoding acyltransferase family protein, whose translation MPTTPTPRYAGLDGLRAIAVGLVVVYHLFPPFVLAGGFIGVDVFFVISGFLITTLLLREHAATGRIRLGQFWLRRARRLLPALALVVTVCATAAWIIGGDILVRLGEQVLGAFTFSYNWLSVAAGADYFSGTAPELFRNFWSLAVEEQFYVLWPLVLPLFLLVRGRWARVTALAGLAAASAVWMGVVTASGGITRGYFGTDTHAFGILLGVAAAFALEPVLTRAASTTPVVVLSGGWKVVAPHADPARARLRTTTTSVGVTALAVILAVALIPATPTPATFPGAVLLASLAAVAAVAAAVWPGSAFGPALDNRLMRWIGDRSYGIYLWHWPLLVLAVAAFQRSGPEAGFSPVLGVCVLVVTLVVAELSYRLLEMPIRRLGFRGAGRALVRRLRGNPVRRLGAVTVITAAVLAVGGTSAAIAAAPDAGSAQAVVQAGVDALEEADRAYTATPVPSSPPAEPSAAPPAPSGAPSAPAPRETMRGPLTSVPAPTLEPVVVTGDQVTAIGDSVMLASAPALLERLPGISVDAAVSRSSWAGPGMLESLDAAGALRRYVVIALGTNGPVDAGSLERMIEIAGRDRLVVLVNAYAPRNWIDGVNADLAAAAERHPNVVVADWAGAIGGQTDLLAGDRIHPGSAGGRVFADLVADTIEDAENERAERRYDLQARLYENLRTRPVPEAE comes from the coding sequence GTGCCCACGACCCCGACTCCCCGCTATGCGGGTCTCGACGGTCTCCGGGCGATCGCCGTCGGGCTGGTCGTGGTGTACCACCTCTTCCCGCCCTTCGTGCTCGCCGGCGGGTTCATCGGCGTCGACGTGTTCTTCGTCATCAGCGGATTCCTCATCACGACCCTCCTGCTTCGGGAGCACGCGGCGACAGGGAGGATCCGGCTGGGTCAGTTCTGGCTCCGCCGCGCACGACGCCTCCTTCCCGCACTCGCGCTCGTCGTGACCGTGTGCGCGACCGCCGCCTGGATCATCGGCGGCGACATCCTCGTGCGCCTGGGCGAGCAGGTGCTCGGCGCATTCACGTTCAGCTACAACTGGCTGTCGGTCGCCGCCGGCGCCGACTACTTCTCCGGGACAGCGCCCGAACTCTTCCGCAACTTCTGGTCACTCGCCGTCGAAGAGCAGTTCTATGTGCTGTGGCCGCTCGTGCTGCCGCTGTTCCTTCTCGTCCGCGGGCGTTGGGCGCGGGTCACGGCTCTTGCGGGACTCGCCGCGGCATCCGCTGTCTGGATGGGAGTCGTGACGGCGTCGGGCGGGATCACCCGCGGCTACTTCGGCACCGACACTCATGCGTTCGGGATCCTGCTCGGAGTCGCGGCGGCGTTCGCCCTGGAGCCCGTCCTGACTCGCGCCGCATCGACGACGCCCGTCGTGGTGCTTTCGGGTGGGTGGAAGGTCGTCGCCCCGCATGCCGACCCCGCTCGCGCACGACTGCGCACGACGACGACCTCCGTAGGCGTGACGGCTCTCGCCGTCATTCTCGCCGTGGCCTTGATCCCCGCGACGCCGACGCCCGCGACCTTCCCGGGAGCCGTGCTGCTCGCGAGCCTCGCGGCGGTCGCCGCTGTCGCCGCCGCCGTCTGGCCGGGGTCGGCATTCGGTCCCGCTCTCGACAACCGCCTCATGCGCTGGATCGGCGACCGCTCGTACGGCATCTATTTGTGGCACTGGCCCCTCCTCGTCCTGGCGGTCGCGGCCTTCCAGCGGTCGGGACCGGAAGCGGGATTCTCCCCCGTGCTCGGCGTCTGCGTGCTCGTCGTCACGCTTGTCGTCGCCGAGCTGTCGTACCGTCTGCTCGAAATGCCGATCCGACGACTCGGCTTCCGAGGTGCCGGTCGCGCACTCGTCCGTCGCCTGCGCGGAAACCCCGTGCGACGTCTCGGCGCCGTCACCGTCATCACGGCAGCCGTCCTCGCTGTCGGGGGAACGTCGGCCGCGATCGCTGCGGCACCGGATGCCGGAAGCGCCCAAGCCGTCGTCCAGGCCGGCGTCGACGCCCTCGAAGAGGCCGACCGCGCGTACACGGCGACGCCCGTGCCGAGCTCCCCTCCCGCTGAGCCGAGCGCCGCACCCCCCGCCCCGTCGGGGGCACCATCGGCTCCTGCGCCCCGCGAGACGATGCGCGGCCCCTTGACGTCGGTCCCCGCCCCGACCCTCGAACCCGTCGTGGTGACCGGCGACCAGGTCACGGCGATCGGCGACTCGGTCATGCTGGCGTCGGCGCCCGCGCTTCTCGAGAGGCTCCCCGGGATCTCGGTGGATGCCGCGGTGTCTCGGTCGTCCTGGGCCGGACCGGGGATGCTCGAGTCGCTCGACGCCGCCGGCGCGCTCCGGCGCTATGTGGTCATCGCCCTCGGCACCAACGGGCCCGTCGATGCCGGTTCGCTCGAGCGGATGATCGAGATCGCGGGCCGCGACCGTCTCGTCGTCCTGGTCAACGCGTACGCACCGCGCAACTGGATCGACGGCGTCAACGCCGACCTCGCGGCTGCGGCAGAGCGGCATCCGAACGTCGTCGTCGCCGATTGGGCGGGTGCGATCGGCGGCCAGACCGACCTTCTCGCCGGCGATCGGATCCACCCCGGCAGTGCGGGTGGCCGGGTCTTCGCCGACCTGGTGGCCGACACCATCGAGGATGCCGAGAACGAGCGAGCCGAACGGCGCTACGACCTCCAGGCCCGTCTCTACGAGAACCTGCGGACTCGGCCGGTGCCGGAGGCCGAGTAG
- the rplQ gene encoding 50S ribosomal protein L17: MPKPTKGPRLGGGPAHERLMLANLAAALFTHKSIKTTETKAKRLRPLAERLVTFGKRGDLHARRRVLSVIGDKDVVHVLFTEIAPLVADREGGYTRITKVGNRKGDNAPMAVIELVLEPVTKKPKSAKKSAAEAPAAPAAEEPAEETVEDAPVEDAPAEDNAADAGAESPEEGAAAEADAEDAVKSDKA; the protein is encoded by the coding sequence ATGCCCAAGCCCACGAAGGGTCCCCGTCTCGGCGGCGGTCCTGCCCACGAACGCCTGATGCTCGCGAACCTCGCGGCAGCTCTGTTCACGCACAAGTCCATCAAGACGACCGAGACCAAGGCCAAGCGGCTTCGCCCGCTCGCCGAGCGTCTCGTGACGTTCGGCAAGCGCGGCGACCTGCACGCGCGCCGTCGGGTGCTGTCGGTCATCGGTGACAAGGACGTCGTGCACGTTCTCTTCACCGAGATCGCGCCGCTCGTCGCCGACCGCGAGGGTGGCTACACCCGCATCACGAAGGTCGGAAACCGCAAGGGCGACAACGCCCCCATGGCCGTCATCGAGCTCGTTCTCGAGCCCGTGACGAAGAAGCCGAAGTCGGCGAAGAAGTCTGCTGCGGAGGCGCCCGCCGCTCCCGCCGCCGAAGAGCCCGCGGAGGAGACCGTCGAGGACGCTCCTGTCGAGGACGCTCCCGCCGAGGACAACGCGGCCGACGCCGGTGCTGAGTCGCCGGAAGAGGGCGCTGCTGCCGAGGCTGACGCCGAGGACGCCGTCAAGAGCGACAAGGCGTAA
- a CDS encoding DNA-directed RNA polymerase subunit alpha, with product MLIAQRPTLTEEKNGEFRSRFVIEPLEPGFGYTIGNALRRSLLSSIPGAAVTSIRIDGVLHEFSTIPGVKEDVTEIILNIKQLVVSSERDEPITAYLRKTGAGEVTAADISAPAGVEVHNPELVIATLNDTARFELELTIERGRGYVSATQNRNEYAEAGQIPIDSIYSPVLKVSYRVDATRAGERTDFDKLVLDVETKSSIAPRDAVASAGRTLTELFGLARELNVEAEGIEIGPAPVETVLSNELSMPIEDLDLSVRSYNCLKREGINTVSELVALSETQLMNIRNFGQKSVDEVRDKLVSLGLSLKDSVPGFDGAHFYGGYDDETV from the coding sequence GTGCTCATCGCACAGCGTCCCACTCTGACCGAGGAGAAGAACGGGGAGTTCCGCAGCCGTTTCGTCATCGAGCCGCTCGAGCCCGGCTTCGGTTACACGATCGGAAACGCGCTGCGTCGCAGCCTCCTGTCGTCGATCCCCGGCGCAGCCGTCACGTCGATTCGCATCGACGGCGTCCTGCACGAGTTCAGCACCATCCCGGGTGTCAAGGAGGATGTCACCGAGATCATCCTCAACATCAAGCAGCTCGTCGTCTCGTCCGAGCGCGACGAGCCCATCACGGCGTACCTGCGCAAGACGGGTGCGGGTGAAGTCACCGCTGCCGACATCTCCGCTCCCGCGGGTGTCGAGGTGCACAACCCCGAGCTCGTGATCGCGACGCTCAACGACACGGCGCGTTTCGAGCTCGAGCTCACGATCGAGCGTGGCCGCGGCTACGTCTCGGCGACGCAGAACCGCAACGAGTACGCCGAGGCGGGTCAGATCCCGATCGACTCGATCTACTCGCCCGTGCTCAAGGTCTCGTACCGCGTCGACGCGACGCGTGCAGGAGAGCGCACCGACTTCGACAAGCTCGTGCTTGACGTCGAGACGAAGTCGAGCATCGCTCCCCGTGACGCGGTCGCTTCGGCCGGTCGCACGCTGACGGAGCTGTTCGGTCTCGCCCGCGAGCTGAACGTCGAGGCTGAGGGCATCGAGATCGGCCCCGCGCCGGTCGAGACCGTTCTCTCCAACGAGCTGTCGATGCCGATCGAAGACCTCGATCTCTCGGTCCGCTCGTACAACTGCCTCAAGCGTGAGGGAATCAACACGGTGTCTGAGCTCGTCGCCCTTTCGGAGACGCAGCTCATGAACATCCGCAACTTCGGCCAGAAGTCGGTCGACGAGGTGCGCGACAAGCTCGTCTCGCTCGGTCTGTCCCTGAAGGACTCGGTTCCCGGGTTCGACGGTGCGCACTTCTACGGCGGCTACGACGACGAGACCGTCTGA
- the rpsK gene encoding 30S ribosomal protein S11: MAQAKSAARKPRRKEKKNIALGHAHIKSTFNNTIVSITDPSGAVISWASSGGVGFKGSRKSTPYAAGMAAESAARQAQEHGVKKVDVFVKGPGSGRETAIRSLQAAGLEVGSISDVTPQAHNGCRPPKRRRV; encoded by the coding sequence ATGGCACAGGCCAAGTCCGCCGCGCGCAAGCCGCGCCGCAAGGAGAAGAAGAACATCGCGCTGGGCCACGCCCACATCAAGTCGACGTTCAACAACACGATCGTTTCGATCACCGACCCGTCGGGCGCCGTCATCAGCTGGGCGTCTTCGGGTGGCGTGGGCTTCAAGGGCTCTCGCAAGTCGACGCCGTACGCCGCCGGCATGGCCGCGGAGTCCGCTGCACGCCAGGCGCAGGAGCACGGCGTCAAGAAGGTCGACGTCTTCGTGAAGGGCCCGGGTTCGGGTCGTGAGACGGCGATCCGCTCGCTCCAGGCTGCGGGCCTCGAGGTCGGTTCGATCAGCGATGTGACGCCGCAGGCGCACAACGGCTGCCGTCCGCCCAAGCGCCGCCGCGTCTAA
- the rpsM gene encoding 30S ribosomal protein S13: protein MARLAGVDIPRDKRVVIALTYIYGIGRTRSNEILAATEVDENLRVKDLTDDQLVALRDYIEGTYKVEGDLRREVAADIRRKVEIGSYEGLRHRRGLPVRGQRTKTNARTRKGPKRTVAGKKKAR from the coding sequence ATGGCACGTCTTGCCGGCGTAGACATCCCGCGCGACAAGCGCGTGGTGATCGCACTCACGTACATCTACGGCATCGGCCGTACCCGCTCGAACGAGATCCTCGCCGCGACCGAGGTCGACGAGAACCTCCGCGTCAAGGACCTCACCGACGACCAGCTCGTCGCTCTCCGCGACTACATCGAAGGCACCTACAAGGTGGAGGGTGACCTCCGCCGCGAAGTGGCCGCCGACATCCGCCGCAAGGTCGAGATCGGTTCCTACGAGGGTCTGCGCCACCGCCGCGGCCTTCCCGTGCGCGGTCAGCGTACGAAGACGAACGCGCGTACCCGCAAGGGCCCGAAGCGCACGGTCGCCGGCAAGAAGAAGGCGCGCTAA
- the rpmJ gene encoding 50S ribosomal protein L36 codes for MKVKPSVKPICDHCKVIRRNGRVMIICKSNPRHKQRQG; via the coding sequence ATGAAGGTCAAGCCCTCAGTCAAGCCCATCTGCGACCACTGCAAGGTCATCCGCCGCAACGGTCGCGTCATGATCATCTGCAAGTCGAACCCGCGTCACAAGCAGCGTCAGGGCTGA
- the infA gene encoding translation initiation factor IF-1: MAKKDGVIEIEGVISEALPNAMFRVELSNGHKVLATISGKMRQNYIRIIPEDRVVVELSPYDLTRGRIVYRYR, encoded by the coding sequence ATGGCGAAGAAAGACGGAGTCATCGAGATCGAGGGCGTGATCTCCGAGGCGCTGCCCAACGCGATGTTCCGCGTTGAGCTCAGCAACGGTCACAAGGTCCTCGCGACGATTTCCGGAAAGATGCGGCAGAACTACATCCGCATCATCCCCGAAGACCGCGTCGTCGTGGAGCTTTCGCCCTACGACCTCACGCGCGGGCGCATCGTCTACCGCTACCGCTAG